The following proteins are co-located in the Sulfitobacter guttiformis genome:
- a CDS encoding endonuclease/exonuclease/phosphatase family protein gives MTGYIDGILIGIAAILLIATALPLSKLPYGFTRGPDFFRLQMFWVGAVAAAIAAPLTSYYWLAPLLLAIALVQMLYVVKFTSLWWRQSVDADEALRADERVQISVLAANVKKSNRDFGALIGLIQQHQPDVVLAIEVDDNWISALEGALSGLYRHRINVPKDTGYGISVMSKLALSEPQVREVVTEGVPSIRTAVQLRNGARIRLYVVHPEPPVLTHDTVGRDSEIAHIGLEAADDPLPAIVSGDLNDVAWSTTTRRFQRMSGLLDPRVGRGFYNTFNAFHWWARWPLDHLFHDPKFRLVKVERLEKIGSDHFPMLFALAFTGIPAGEDTLPAEDIEETMEAKDMIADEKERIREPIGTDWED, from the coding sequence ATGACTGGCTATATTGATGGAATATTGATCGGCATTGCAGCGATCCTGTTGATCGCCACTGCGTTGCCGTTAAGCAAACTCCCCTACGGGTTTACGCGCGGGCCTGATTTTTTCAGACTTCAGATGTTTTGGGTCGGGGCGGTTGCCGCTGCTATTGCAGCCCCCTTAACCTCGTACTACTGGCTTGCGCCGCTCTTGCTGGCGATCGCGCTGGTACAGATGCTCTACGTTGTAAAGTTTACTTCGCTGTGGTGGCGCCAGTCTGTTGATGCAGACGAAGCCCTGCGAGCGGATGAGCGTGTACAGATCAGCGTGCTGGCTGCGAATGTGAAAAAGTCTAATCGGGATTTTGGTGCATTGATCGGACTAATTCAGCAGCATCAGCCAGATGTCGTTTTGGCGATCGAGGTTGATGATAACTGGATTTCGGCGCTGGAGGGCGCGCTGTCAGGCTTATACAGACATCGGATCAACGTGCCAAAGGATACGGGATACGGCATCAGTGTGATGTCGAAGCTTGCATTGTCTGAGCCGCAGGTGCGCGAAGTTGTGACCGAGGGAGTGCCGTCGATACGCACCGCTGTTCAATTGCGCAATGGTGCGCGGATACGCCTTTATGTTGTGCATCCTGAGCCGCCTGTCCTGACCCACGATACGGTAGGGCGTGATAGTGAGATTGCGCATATCGGGCTTGAGGCAGCGGATGATCCTTTGCCTGCAATCGTTTCTGGTGACCTCAACGATGTCGCCTGGTCAACAACAACGCGGCGGTTTCAAAGGATGTCAGGGCTGCTTGACCCACGGGTGGGGCGCGGCTTTTACAACACTTTCAACGCGTTTCACTGGTGGGCACGCTGGCCACTGGACCATTTGTTTCATGATCCGAAGTTCCGCTTGGTCAAGGTGGAGCGTTTGGAGAAAATCGGCTCGGACCACTTTCCGATGCTGTTCGCATTGGCATTCACTGGTATTCCGGCGGGGGAAGATACCCTTCCCGCCGAGGATATCGAGGAGACAATGGAAGCCAAGGACATGATTGCGGATGAGAAAGAGCGTATCCGCGAGCCTATCGGGACCGATTGGGAAGACTGA
- a CDS encoding DUF1013 domain-containing protein has product MGKPIMAKATAVWLVDNTTIGFKQIADFVGMHELEVQGIADGDVAAGVKGFDPITNNQLTQEEIDKAQNSPMHKLELKFNAAAAGEEKRRGPRYTPLSKRQDRPASILWLVKFHPELSDAQVSKLVGTTKPTIQAIRERTHWNISNIQPIDPVALGLCKQSELDAMVQKAAAKKAAEGGVMTDDERRKLVSTEQSLGMDADAKMPTAIEGLETFTLAGGADDDEEDEKKDSDFADAESFFNIPDSDDEDEDDDTK; this is encoded by the coding sequence ATGGGTAAACCGATTATGGCAAAAGCCACCGCAGTTTGGCTGGTGGATAATACAACGATCGGCTTCAAGCAGATCGCGGATTTTGTGGGTATGCACGAGTTGGAAGTGCAGGGCATTGCGGACGGTGATGTGGCAGCTGGCGTAAAAGGGTTTGACCCCATCACCAACAACCAGTTGACGCAGGAAGAGATCGACAAAGCGCAAAACAGCCCGATGCACAAGTTGGAGCTAAAGTTCAATGCTGCTGCTGCTGGCGAAGAAAAGCGCCGTGGCCCGCGGTATACACCGCTGTCAAAGCGCCAAGATCGGCCCGCCTCGATTTTATGGCTCGTGAAGTTTCATCCCGAGTTGTCGGATGCACAGGTGAGCAAGCTGGTCGGCACGACCAAGCCCACAATCCAGGCGATCCGTGAGCGGACACATTGGAACATCTCCAACATTCAGCCGATCGACCCTGTGGCGCTGGGCCTGTGCAAGCAGTCCGAACTGGACGCTATGGTGCAGAAGGCTGCGGCCAAAAAGGCCGCCGAAGGCGGTGTGATGACTGACGACGAGCGCCGCAAACTGGTGAGCACCGAGCAGAGCCTCGGCATGGATGCGGACGCCAAGATGCCAACTGCCATTGAGGGTTTGGAGACCTTTACCCTGGCGGGCGGCGCGGACGATGACGAAGAGGACGAGAAAAAAGACAGCGACTTTGCGGACGCAGAGAGCTTTTTCAACATCCCTGACAGCGATGACGAAGACGAAGACGACGATACAAAATAA
- a CDS encoding ribonuclease T2 family protein has product MRRALLTLVLALTALTARAEGERAGDFDYYVMALSWSANWCALEGDARNSPQCDAQEDHGWILHGLWPQFHRGFPSYCQTAKRPPSRGMTTDMADIMGTGGLAWHQWKKHGTCTDLNAQDYYALSRRAYATINRPVIFRKLDRMVKLPASVVEEAFLKENPALTRDAITITCRQGYIQEARICLSRDLTPVPCGSDVIKDCTLKDAIFTPLR; this is encoded by the coding sequence ATGCGCCGCGCTTTACTGACCCTCGTTCTCGCCCTGACCGCCCTGACCGCCCGAGCCGAAGGCGAGCGTGCGGGCGATTTTGACTATTACGTGATGGCACTGAGTTGGTCAGCAAACTGGTGCGCCCTCGAGGGGGATGCCCGCAACTCACCGCAATGCGATGCACAGGAAGATCACGGCTGGATTCTCCATGGCCTATGGCCCCAGTTCCACCGTGGGTTCCCCTCGTATTGCCAGACCGCCAAGCGCCCGCCGTCGCGGGGTATGACAACCGATATGGCAGATATTATGGGCACCGGTGGCCTCGCATGGCACCAGTGGAAAAAGCATGGCACTTGCACAGATCTAAATGCCCAAGACTACTACGCCCTGTCGCGGCGCGCTTATGCAACGATCAACCGCCCAGTCATTTTCCGCAAGCTGGACCGCATGGTAAAACTTCCCGCGTCTGTGGTTGAGGAAGCTTTCCTGAAGGAAAACCCTGCCCTCACTCGTGACGCAATTACAATAACTTGCCGTCAAGGCTACATTCAGGAAGCCCGTATCTGCCTGTCGCGCGACCTCACGCCCGTACCCTGCGGCAGTGATGTAATCAAAGATTGCACGCTAAAGGACGCAATCTTCACTCCGTTACGCTGA
- a CDS encoding NAD(P)H-quinone oxidoreductase gives MTQMMRAVEITKPGGPEVLQVTQRPVPTPAQGQVVIKVAYAGVNRPDALQRAGAYAPPPTASDLPGLEASGEVVAIGAGVSGISLGDEVCALLPGGGYAEYVATPAAHCLPVPKGMGLKEAACLPETFFTVWSNVFMRGGLKAGERILIHGGSSGIGTTAVQLANAFGARVFVTAGNAEKCAACVELGAERAINYREEDFVAVMKAEGGADVILDMVGGEYIARNIDALDMEGRLVQIAFLGGAKAEINFAPLMAKRLTFTGSTLRPQSDLAKARIATELREAVWPLLASGRISPVMDSEFEFEDASSAHAHMEASQHIGKIVLKVAG, from the coding sequence ATGACCCAGATGATGCGTGCCGTCGAGATTACAAAGCCCGGTGGGCCAGAAGTTTTGCAGGTCACCCAGCGGCCTGTGCCGACCCCTGCTCAGGGCCAGGTGGTGATCAAGGTTGCCTATGCCGGTGTGAACCGTCCCGATGCGTTGCAACGTGCAGGTGCTTATGCGCCACCGCCCACCGCAAGTGATTTGCCCGGTCTGGAAGCTTCGGGAGAGGTTGTAGCGATCGGCGCCGGTGTGTCCGGCATCTCCCTTGGGGACGAGGTATGTGCGCTGCTGCCCGGTGGCGGATATGCCGAATATGTGGCCACGCCTGCGGCACATTGCTTGCCGGTGCCAAAGGGTATGGGCCTTAAGGAAGCGGCGTGCTTGCCCGAGACGTTTTTCACTGTCTGGTCCAACGTGTTTATGCGCGGCGGGTTGAAGGCAGGAGAACGTATTTTGATCCACGGTGGATCATCCGGTATCGGCACGACAGCGGTCCAGCTGGCCAACGCGTTCGGCGCGCGGGTTTTTGTAACGGCGGGCAACGCCGAGAAATGTGCAGCCTGCGTCGAGTTGGGAGCCGAAAGGGCGATCAATTACCGCGAGGAGGATTTTGTCGCAGTGATGAAGGCCGAAGGCGGCGCTGATGTCATCCTTGATATGGTAGGAGGCGAATACATCGCGCGCAATATTGATGCGCTTGATATGGAGGGGCGTCTTGTGCAGATTGCATTTCTGGGTGGTGCAAAGGCGGAGATCAACTTTGCGCCTTTGATGGCAAAGCGTTTGACGTTCACGGGCAGTACCCTGCGGCCGCAGTCGGATTTGGCGAAGGCCCGCATCGCAACCGAGTTGCGAGAGGCCGTTTGGCCACTGTTGGCGTCGGGCCGGATTTCTCCGGTGATGGATAGCGAGTTCGAGTTTGAAGATGCATCCAGTGCTCATGCGCATATGGAAGCAAGCCAACATATCGGGAAGATCGTACTGAAGGTCGCTGGCTAA
- a CDS encoding AMP-binding protein — protein MPPPSFIRHPDARAFAQAGVTVAQKSEPRGLIPAHPVQTSVAMLMGALEGGFPFCVSDNPVPDLPALPHAHFATLTGGTSGPPKVILRSQHSWIRSFHTNADLFRYSARDGIAVLGALGHSLALYGVLEGLHLGLTVHTLSDLSPYGQCGRMAEAECTILYATPAQLRLLPLHMPLTGIRLILCGGGALTCATRAHIAALCPNAALHVFYGAAETSFITLGGPNTPEGSVGRAYPEVELMVRTPDATGTGTIWIRSPYLFERYLSGSSPHTCRDGDWLTVGELGHLDEQGNLFLQGRAGRVFTVADQTIYPEALEEQFCALDGIRQCAVLARPDPLRGRHMVVIIEGPENLHTGEALLTHCRANALTVPRAVLFLDQFPLLPSGKPDLCQIATATGCIL, from the coding sequence ATGCCCCCGCCTTCCTTTATCCGGCATCCTGATGCCCGCGCCTTCGCGCAAGCTGGCGTCACCGTCGCACAAAAGAGCGAGCCGCGCGGTCTGATCCCTGCTCATCCAGTTCAAACATCTGTTGCAATGCTGATGGGGGCACTGGAGGGGGGATTCCCGTTTTGTGTCAGCGACAACCCGGTACCTGATTTGCCAGCATTGCCGCATGCTCATTTTGCAACTCTCACGGGCGGCACCTCTGGCCCGCCCAAAGTGATCCTGCGCAGCCAGCATTCGTGGATCAGGAGTTTTCACACCAACGCCGACCTGTTCCGCTACAGCGCGCGCGATGGGATCGCGGTGCTCGGCGCGCTCGGTCACTCCCTCGCGCTTTATGGGGTTCTTGAAGGGCTCCACCTCGGACTGACGGTCCACACACTTTCGGACCTATCTCCCTATGGGCAATGCGGGCGCATGGCCGAGGCAGAATGCACTATACTCTATGCTACTCCCGCCCAACTCCGGCTGTTGCCCCTCCATATGCCGTTGACGGGTATCCGACTGATCCTGTGCGGCGGCGGCGCGCTCACATGTGCAACCCGCGCCCACATCGCTGCCCTATGCCCGAATGCCGCGCTGCACGTATTTTATGGCGCCGCAGAGACCAGTTTTATCACTCTTGGCGGACCAAATACGCCGGAGGGCTCCGTAGGCCGCGCCTATCCGGAGGTCGAGCTAATGGTGCGGACCCCCGATGCAACAGGAACCGGTACAATCTGGATTCGCAGCCCCTATTTGTTCGAACGCTACCTCTCTGGTAGCAGCCCGCACACCTGCCGCGATGGCGACTGGCTCACCGTGGGTGAGTTGGGCCACCTTGATGAACAGGGAAATCTGTTTTTGCAGGGGCGCGCCGGTCGCGTCTTTACGGTCGCGGATCAAACCATCTACCCCGAAGCGCTGGAAGAACAGTTTTGTGCGCTTGATGGCATCCGGCAATGCGCCGTATTGGCCCGCCCAGATCCCCTAAGGGGCCGACATATGGTGGTCATAATCGAAGGTCCCGAAAATTTGCACACCGGCGAGGCATTGCTGACGCATTGTAGAGCGAACGCTCTCACCGTGCCGCGCGCTGTTCTGTTTCTGGATCAATTCCCGCTTTTGCCCTCAGGGAAACCCGACCTCTGTCAGATCGCGACAGCGACCGGATGTATCCTGTGA
- a CDS encoding thiolase family protein produces the protein MTAHIIAACRSAVVPRGGAFAPLSIHALGAPVLKAALAQTRLDGAQVDEVIVSNSLGGGGNPARLIALAAGLPQRVAGLSIDRQCAGGLDALLLAKALIESGAADVIIAGGVESYSRRPQRLHTFADGRPPQVYDQPPFAPWPAQDPDMAAAADALSTAYGISREDQDHWAIQSHAKAITWRPSPDEIVQLEGHNFDPFTRKMLPALAARAKVITGSITTANMAVAADGAAFCVVVSARVLKQIGSEGIALLGGATKGDRPDLPGIAPLAAIKATFATTGLRPCDITHAEIMEAFAVQAIACVQGADIDPARVNMGGGALARGHPIGASGTINAVRLYHQLRCNGGTGLAAIAAAGGIATALMLAT, from the coding sequence GTGACCGCGCACATAATTGCAGCATGCCGGAGTGCGGTCGTGCCTCGCGGAGGCGCGTTTGCGCCATTGTCGATTCATGCCCTCGGCGCGCCTGTTTTAAAGGCAGCCCTCGCCCAAACTAGGCTGGACGGCGCCCAAGTCGACGAGGTGATCGTCTCAAACTCTCTGGGCGGTGGTGGCAATCCTGCCCGCCTAATTGCCCTTGCTGCCGGTCTCCCCCAGCGTGTCGCGGGTCTGAGTATTGACCGGCAATGCGCTGGCGGTCTTGATGCACTCCTGCTTGCGAAAGCGTTGATAGAAAGCGGTGCCGCCGATGTCATTATAGCAGGCGGTGTTGAAAGCTACTCCAGACGTCCTCAGCGCCTGCACACGTTTGCGGACGGTCGCCCACCCCAAGTCTACGACCAGCCCCCTTTTGCTCCTTGGCCTGCGCAGGATCCTGATATGGCGGCGGCTGCCGATGCACTCTCGACTGCCTATGGTATTTCCCGGGAAGATCAGGACCATTGGGCAATCCAAAGCCACGCAAAAGCCATCACATGGCGCCCTTCACCAGACGAAATCGTCCAGTTGGAGGGCCATAACTTCGATCCCTTCACCCGCAAGATGCTCCCCGCCCTTGCGGCCCGGGCCAAGGTTATAACTGGCAGCATTACCACTGCCAACATGGCCGTTGCCGCAGACGGTGCAGCATTTTGTGTTGTTGTATCAGCACGCGTTTTGAAGCAGATCGGCAGTGAGGGCATCGCCCTTCTTGGCGGCGCCACAAAAGGCGACAGGCCTGATTTGCCTGGTATTGCCCCGCTCGCCGCAATCAAGGCTACGTTTGCAACAACCGGATTGAGACCATGCGACATCACCCATGCCGAGATAATGGAAGCATTTGCGGTTCAGGCAATCGCCTGTGTACAGGGTGCGGATATTGATCCGGCGCGGGTCAACATGGGCGGGGGGGCATTGGCCCGCGGCCATCCCATCGGCGCCTCCGGCACGATCAACGCCGTTCGCCTTTACCATCAGCTGCGCTGCAATGGCGGCACCGGCCTTGCCGCCATTGCAGCAGCAGGCGGTATTGCCACCGCTCTGATGCTAGCTACGTGA
- a CDS encoding biotin transporter BioY, producing MERNVTQIALFTALIAALGLIPQLTLAFGVPITAQSLGVMLCGTVLGAKRGFLAALLFVGLVALGLPLLAGGRGGLGLFTAPTAGFLIGFPVAAFVTGLMMERLRGLPVGWGAGIAAVVGGVAALYVFGIGGLSIVLGKPVVEAALLVTAFIPGDLIKAVLTGLITAALFKARPNSVLSRS from the coding sequence ATGGAACGGAACGTTACGCAGATAGCCTTGTTTACCGCGTTGATCGCGGCATTGGGTCTGATCCCGCAACTGACGCTGGCCTTCGGTGTGCCTATCACGGCTCAAAGCCTCGGAGTGATGCTGTGCGGCACCGTTCTGGGCGCAAAACGTGGTTTTCTGGCGGCGCTGCTGTTTGTCGGACTGGTTGCATTAGGCCTGCCGTTGCTCGCGGGTGGCCGCGGTGGATTGGGCTTGTTCACGGCCCCTACTGCGGGCTTTCTAATCGGCTTCCCTGTCGCGGCATTTGTGACAGGCTTGATGATGGAGCGGTTGCGCGGTCTGCCTGTAGGCTGGGGTGCGGGTATCGCTGCGGTTGTTGGGGGCGTGGCCGCGCTTTATGTCTTCGGGATCGGCGGCCTATCTATTGTACTGGGCAAGCCTGTGGTCGAGGCCGCCTTGCTGGTCACCGCCTTTATTCCGGGCGATTTGATCAAGGCGGTGCTGACCGGGCTGATCACTGCGGCGCTGTTCAAGGCGCGGCCTAACAGTGTACTTTCACGTAGCTAG
- a CDS encoding energy-coupling factor transporter transmembrane component T family protein — protein sequence MISLTSPVRTRAHNWPAGAKLLALCGGSVALFAAQSLWVLAAAASGVLVLYALPGAVFFRHGLRRVWPLWPFVVLLVAWHLIAGIPREGALITLRMLTAVALANLVTMTTTLADMMGVVHRLLQPFERLGVNLRAIELAAAMVIRFTPVLAQKGGALAQAWRARSYRRAGWRVIVPFMVLALDDADHVAEALRARGGFEEDRNG from the coding sequence ATGATCTCACTGACCTCACCGGTTAGGACCCGTGCCCATAACTGGCCTGCGGGGGCAAAACTGTTGGCGCTATGCGGCGGGTCTGTCGCGCTTTTTGCGGCACAGTCACTTTGGGTGTTGGCCGCGGCCGCGTCTGGGGTTCTGGTTCTTTATGCCCTGCCTGGAGCAGTATTTTTTCGCCATGGTCTGCGGCGGGTATGGCCACTTTGGCCGTTTGTTGTGCTGCTCGTTGCGTGGCATTTGATAGCTGGAATCCCACGCGAAGGCGCGCTGATTACGCTTCGGATGCTGACGGCTGTGGCCCTTGCCAATCTGGTGACAATGACCACCACGCTGGCGGATATGATGGGCGTGGTACACCGGCTCTTGCAGCCGTTTGAGCGGCTTGGCGTTAATTTGCGTGCAATAGAGCTTGCGGCGGCCATGGTGATCCGCTTTACCCCCGTTCTGGCACAAAAGGGTGGTGCTTTGGCGCAGGCATGGCGCGCGCGGTCTTACCGCCGGGCAGGTTGGCGGGTAATCGTCCCGTTCATGGTGCTGGCACTGGATGACGCGGATCACGTTGCCGAAGCATTGCGTGCACGCGGTGGATTTGAAGAAGATAGGAACGGATAA
- a CDS encoding energy-coupling factor ABC transporter ATP-binding protein, producing MGPDAEASMVASARDDNVSYFSLLRCAGRCRTTSLSKVLNIGPSPAFLIELDAVDLSVDGRDILRGISLATDARRLGILGRNGSGKTTLARVLAGLQKPTGGRVRIAGIDVVRDRRGALGAVGILFQNPDHQIIFPTVGEEISFGLAQMGMIKSEVRNHVAQTLARFGKLAWLEAAIHQLSQGQRQLVCLMAVLAMNPKVIILDEPFAGLDIPTAMHLSRVLAHANCTLVHITHDPRVIALYDHALWIEGGAIAMQGPAAQVAQAFETAMIELGERDDLTDLTG from the coding sequence ATGGGGCCGGATGCCGAGGCCTCAATGGTCGCGTCAGCGCGCGATGACAACGTTTCTTACTTTTCGCTGCTGCGGTGTGCTGGTAGGTGCCGGACGACATCTCTTAGCAAGGTTTTGAACATCGGACCCTCTCCCGCATTTTTGATTGAATTGGACGCTGTGGATCTGTCCGTAGACGGGCGCGATATTTTGCGCGGTATCAGTCTCGCCACCGATGCTCGTCGGCTGGGAATACTGGGGCGCAACGGATCGGGTAAGACAACGCTGGCGCGGGTTTTGGCAGGACTTCAAAAACCAACGGGCGGACGGGTGAGAATCGCCGGAATTGATGTAGTCCGTGACAGGCGCGGCGCGTTGGGCGCGGTTGGCATACTATTCCAGAACCCTGATCACCAGATTATTTTCCCCACCGTGGGAGAGGAGATCTCATTCGGACTTGCCCAGATGGGGATGATCAAATCAGAAGTGAGAAACCACGTTGCCCAGACCCTCGCGCGGTTCGGGAAATTAGCATGGCTAGAAGCGGCGATCCACCAGCTTTCACAAGGGCAGCGGCAACTGGTCTGTCTTATGGCGGTCCTTGCGATGAACCCCAAGGTGATTATTCTTGATGAGCCTTTCGCAGGGCTCGACATCCCTACAGCGATGCATCTGAGCCGTGTTCTGGCACATGCGAATTGCACGCTGGTGCATATTACGCATGATCCACGCGTGATTGCGCTTTATGATCACGCCCTCTGGATTGAGGGTGGCGCAATCGCGATGCAGGGTCCGGCGGCACAGGTGGCACAGGCATTTGAAACGGCAATGATCGAGTTGGGAGAACGGGATGATCTCACTGACCTCACCGGTTAG
- a CDS encoding COQ9 family protein, with the protein MPTTRLTPKDHLLQAAQMHVPFDGWSQATFDAAIADSGVDRTVAQSLCPRGAVDLAVLYHQKGDKAMLAKMAEADLSTLKYSARVAAAVRFRLEAVEDKEIVRRGTTLFALPIYAGDAAKLIWGTADAIWTALGDTSEDVNWYTKRATLSGVYSATVLYWLGDTSADHADTWSFLDRRIENVMQIEKLKAQVNSNPVLSKLMAGPNWLLGHVKAPQRMPQSGMPGRWTRS; encoded by the coding sequence ATGCCTACGACACGTTTAACGCCCAAAGACCATCTTTTGCAGGCGGCCCAAATGCATGTGCCCTTTGATGGATGGTCGCAGGCCACATTTGACGCGGCAATCGCGGATTCGGGCGTGGACCGGACAGTTGCACAGAGCCTGTGCCCAAGGGGTGCGGTGGATCTTGCGGTCTTGTACCATCAAAAGGGTGATAAGGCGATGCTGGCAAAGATGGCAGAGGCTGATCTGAGCACGTTGAAATACAGTGCACGTGTGGCGGCAGCGGTGCGTTTCCGCCTTGAAGCAGTGGAGGACAAGGAGATTGTGCGACGCGGCACGACCTTGTTCGCTCTGCCGATCTATGCGGGTGACGCGGCCAAGTTGATATGGGGCACGGCTGATGCGATCTGGACCGCGCTTGGCGATACATCCGAGGATGTGAACTGGTACACAAAGCGGGCAACTTTGAGCGGGGTTTATTCCGCGACTGTGCTGTATTGGTTGGGCGATACCAGTGCGGATCACGCAGATACATGGTCGTTTCTGGATCGCCGCATCGAAAATGTGATGCAGATTGAAAAGCTGAAGGCGCAGGTGAATAGTAACCCTGTGTTGAGCAAGCTTATGGCTGGGCCGAACTGGCTCCTTGGTCACGTCAAAGCGCCGCAACGGATGCCGCAATCCGGTATGCCGGGACGGTGGACACGATCCTGA
- the rpsU gene encoding 30S ribosomal protein S21, whose translation MQVSVRDNNVDQALRALKKKLQREGVFREMKLKQHFEKPSEKKAREKAEAIRRSRKLARKKLQREGMM comes from the coding sequence ATGCAGGTAAGTGTTCGCGATAATAACGTCGATCAAGCGCTGCGCGCCCTGAAGAAAAAACTTCAGCGCGAGGGTGTGTTTCGTGAAATGAAGCTCAAGCAACATTTCGAGAAACCTTCCGAGAAAAAAGCACGCGAGAAAGCCGAAGCGATCCGCCGTTCCAGGAAACTGGCACGGAAAAAGCTCCAGCGCGAAGGTATGATGTAA
- a CDS encoding Lrp/AsnC family transcriptional regulator, protein MLDSIDRKLLAALQRRGRMSNAELSEQVNLSPSACHRRVQRLESEGYIREYVALLDARKMGVPTTVFVEITLQGQADEILDAFEKAVARIPDVLECHLMAGSADYLLKVVAEDTDDFARIHRQYLARLPGVGQMQSSFALRTVCKTTALPV, encoded by the coding sequence ATGCTCGATAGTATTGATCGAAAGCTGCTCGCTGCCTTGCAGCGGCGTGGGCGAATGTCGAATGCGGAGTTGTCCGAGCAGGTGAATCTGTCACCGTCGGCCTGCCATCGGCGGGTTCAGCGGCTGGAATCCGAAGGTTACATCCGCGAATATGTGGCACTGCTCGACGCGCGCAAAATGGGGGTTCCGACAACAGTGTTTGTCGAGATCACATTGCAGGGGCAAGCGGATGAGATTCTGGATGCCTTCGAGAAAGCTGTGGCACGGATACCGGATGTGCTTGAATGTCATCTGATGGCGGGGTCTGCGGATTATCTGCTCAAGGTGGTGGCGGAGGACACGGATGATTTTGCGCGCATCCACCGCCAGTATCTGGCGCGCTTGCCAGGTGTTGGGCAGATGCAATCGAGCTTTGCGCTCCGAACAGTATGCAAAACAACAGCCCTTCCTGTATGA
- the ald gene encoding alanine dehydrogenase codes for MKIGCPKEIKPQEFRVGMTPNAAYEAVQAGHSVIIETNAGTGAGFEDTDYIAAGAEIIATAAEIFAAADMIVKVKEPQAVERKMLREGQVLFTYLHLAPDPEQTKDLIASGATCIAYETVTDRNGGLPLLAPMSEVAGKLAPQVGAWTLQKANGGRGVLMGGVPGVTPAKVVVIGGGVVGTHAARVAAGMGADVTVLDRSLVRMRYLDDAFAGVFKTSFASAGNTIELARQADLIIGAVLIPGAAAPQLITRAQLSELKPGTALVDVAIDQGGCFETSKATTHQDPIYEVDGIMHYCVANMPGAVARTSTIALGNATMPFMMALANKGWKQACADDAHLLAGLNVHAGQITYAAVGEALGMDYITAEQAIT; via the coding sequence ATGAAAATTGGCTGCCCAAAAGAGATCAAACCCCAAGAGTTTCGCGTCGGGATGACACCGAATGCCGCCTACGAAGCGGTTCAGGCTGGCCATAGTGTAATCATCGAGACAAACGCAGGTACCGGCGCCGGTTTCGAGGATACAGATTACATCGCCGCTGGTGCCGAAATCATCGCCACGGCCGCTGAAATTTTTGCCGCCGCCGATATGATCGTCAAAGTAAAAGAGCCCCAAGCTGTGGAGCGCAAGATGCTGCGCGAAGGGCAAGTCCTCTTTACCTATCTCCATCTTGCGCCCGATCCGGAACAGACAAAAGACCTCATCGCCTCCGGTGCAACATGTATCGCTTATGAAACAGTAACCGACCGCAACGGTGGTCTTCCCCTTCTGGCCCCGATGTCAGAAGTCGCGGGCAAGCTTGCTCCGCAGGTTGGCGCTTGGACGCTGCAAAAAGCGAATGGCGGCCGCGGCGTCCTGATGGGCGGTGTACCGGGTGTTACACCGGCAAAAGTTGTCGTCATTGGTGGTGGTGTGGTAGGCACACATGCTGCACGCGTTGCTGCGGGCATGGGCGCAGATGTAACCGTGCTCGACCGCTCTTTGGTGCGTATGCGCTACCTCGATGATGCCTTCGCTGGCGTGTTCAAAACCAGTTTTGCCTCCGCCGGCAATACGATTGAACTCGCCCGTCAGGCGGACCTGATCATCGGGGCCGTCCTGATCCCCGGCGCGGCGGCGCCCCAGTTGATCACACGCGCGCAACTATCAGAGCTGAAGCCCGGCACCGCGCTCGTTGACGTGGCGATCGATCAGGGCGGATGTTTCGAAACATCAAAGGCGACAACCCATCAGGACCCGATTTATGAGGTGGACGGCATCATGCATTATTGCGTAGCCAATATGCCCGGCGCTGTCGCCCGCACCTCAACCATCGCATTGGGCAATGCCACGATGCCCTTTATGATGGCGCTGGCGAACAAAGGGTGGAAACAAGCCTGCGCCGACGATGCGCATCTGTTAGCAGGTCTTAACGTGCATGCAGGCCAGATCACTTATGCCGCCGTGGGCGAAGCATTGGGAATGGACTACATCACTGCAGAGCAGGCTATCACCTGA